In Acidimicrobiia bacterium, the following proteins share a genomic window:
- a CDS encoding DUF3052 domain-containing protein: MGEQRGSVVGYSGTPLARKLGIRPGQCVAVVAAPNGFAETLHLPPGARLRTQARGRLDVVVFFVTRRAELARRFPVLHRGLEAHGGLWIAWPKRTSGVATDLTENSVREVGLRDGLVDNKVAAIDGTWSGLRFVYRVADRPR, from the coding sequence GTGGGCGAGCAGCGTGGCTCCGTGGTCGGATACTCCGGTACGCCGCTGGCGCGAAAGCTCGGGATCCGTCCCGGGCAGTGCGTCGCGGTGGTCGCGGCGCCGAACGGCTTCGCCGAGACGCTGCACCTGCCGCCGGGGGCGCGGCTGCGCACCCAGGCCCGGGGCCGGCTCGACGTCGTCGTGTTCTTCGTCACCCGGCGGGCCGAGCTCGCCCGCCGGTTCCCGGTCCTGCACCGCGGCCTCGAGGCCCACGGCGGGCTGTGGATCGCCTGGCCGAAGCGGACCTCGGGGGTCGCGACCGACCTCACCGAGAACTCGGTGCGCGAGGTCGGGCTCCGCGACGGTCTCGTCGACAACAAGGTGGCGGCGATCGACGGCACCTGGTCCGGGCTCCGCTTCGTCTACCGCGTCGCCGACCGCCCCCGCTGA
- a CDS encoding permease-like cell division protein FtsX produces the protein MLSRIAYFGRETLVSLRRNLLMTVAGVLTVAVSLALFGGIMLLGKWVDHGTTSIKGGVRLEIFMTVDATGRQIDDVRSTLRSDTAVKSFAFLDKKAALAEFKRIFRKDPDLTRNVDASALPTSFRIVPRRAELTNSIQRRYQTVPGVDTVESPQQALRGLLDATNTAKLIFFGLSLVLLASSLFLIVNTIRLATFARRREIEVMKLVGASNWFVRIPFMAEGLIQGIIGAGLAVGVVASLKVGFDHWFSSPTGFFREFYVTTWDASSIALIVLGLGVVIGLIGSAIGLGRFLRV, from the coding sequence ATGCTGAGCCGGATCGCCTACTTCGGTCGCGAGACCCTCGTGTCGCTGCGCCGCAACCTGCTGATGACGGTGGCCGGCGTGCTCACCGTGGCCGTGTCGCTCGCCCTCTTCGGCGGGATCATGCTGCTCGGGAAGTGGGTCGACCACGGCACCACGAGCATCAAGGGCGGCGTGCGGCTCGAGATCTTCATGACCGTGGACGCCACCGGCCGCCAGATCGACGACGTGCGGTCGACGCTGAGGAGCGACACCGCGGTGAAGTCGTTCGCGTTCCTGGACAAGAAGGCGGCGCTGGCCGAGTTCAAGCGGATCTTCCGCAAGGACCCGGACCTGACGAGGAACGTCGACGCCAGCGCGCTGCCGACCTCGTTCCGGATCGTGCCCAGACGCGCCGAGCTCACGAACAGCATCCAACGGCGCTACCAGACCGTGCCGGGGGTCGATACGGTCGAGAGCCCGCAGCAGGCGCTGCGGGGGCTCCTCGACGCCACGAACACGGCCAAGCTCATCTTCTTCGGCCTGTCGCTCGTCCTGCTCGCGTCCTCGCTGTTCCTGATCGTCAACACGATCCGCCTGGCGACGTTCGCGCGGCGACGCGAGATCGAGGTCATGAAGCTGGTCGGCGCGTCGAACTGGTTCGTCCGCATCCCGTTCATGGCCGAGGGCCTCATCCAGGGGATCATCGGGGCCGGCCTCGCGGTCGGCGTCGTGGCGTCCCTGAAGGTGGGCTTCGACCACTGGTTCTCGAGCCCCACCGGGTTCTTCCGCGAGTTCTACGTCACCACCTGGGACGCCAGCTCCATCGCCCTCATCGTGCTCGGGCTCGGCGTCGTGATCGGCCTGATCGGCTCCGCCATCGGGCTCGGGCGCTTCCTGCGGGTCTGA
- a CDS encoding fatty acid desaturase — MHVITALVVGLVVAQAAILATTVYLHRGLAHRAITLHPVATGALRFFIWITTGMKPREWAAVHRRHHSSTDTADDPHSPAVLGFWRVQLANAALYRRTARDGVTVSRYARDLPADVLDRWLFDRAWLGLGIGVTILCLLLGWPTGLLAAGVHLVSYLGLSGSINAVGHTVGRRPHPNSATNGRLLALITAGEGLHNNHHAAPTSARFARARGDLDPGWWAVRALASLRLARIRHRSLPARAT; from the coding sequence GTGCACGTCATCACCGCTCTCGTCGTCGGGCTCGTCGTCGCGCAGGCGGCGATCCTCGCCACCACCGTCTACCTCCACCGGGGCCTCGCGCACCGGGCGATCACGCTCCACCCGGTGGCCACGGGGGCGCTCCGCTTCTTCATCTGGATCACCACCGGGATGAAGCCGCGCGAGTGGGCCGCGGTCCATCGCCGCCACCACTCGTCCACCGACACCGCCGATGACCCCCACTCGCCGGCCGTGCTCGGCTTCTGGCGGGTGCAGCTCGCGAACGCCGCCCTCTACCGGCGCACCGCCCGCGACGGGGTGACGGTCTCCCGGTACGCCCGCGACCTGCCGGCCGACGTCCTCGACCGGTGGCTCTTCGACCGGGCCTGGCTCGGGCTCGGGATCGGGGTCACCATCCTCTGCCTGCTGCTGGGCTGGCCGACGGGCCTCCTCGCCGCCGGCGTCCACCTGGTCAGCTACCTCGGCCTGTCCGGATCGATCAACGCCGTCGGCCACACGGTCGGGCGGCGGCCCCACCCGAACTCGGCCACGAACGGCCGGCTGCTCGCCCTCATCACCGCGGGGGAGGGCCTGCACAACAACCACCACGCCGCGCCGACGTCAGCCCGGTTCGCGCGGGCACGCGGCGACCTGGACCCCGGCTGGTGGGCGGTCCGCGCGCTCGCATCGCTGCGCCTGGCCCGCATCCGTCACCGCAGCCTGCCCGCGCGCGCCACCTGA
- the prfB gene encoding peptide chain release factor 2, whose amino-acid sequence MRDFSDELADLQRRIGDARRYLRVDAARDRAAELEGQAADPGLWDDPDRARRLLGDLARAREDVTLVEGLERRLSDLETLHGLGREEGDASVEPEIAAESQALGQELDRLELRALFTGDHDERDAICDVHSGAGGTDAQDWTQMLFRMLTRWAERRGFEVEVDDVQPGTEAGISSATFTVKGRYAYGMLQGERGVHRLIRISPFDANARRQTAFASLDCVPDLEAAEEPEIDPGDLRVDTYRSSGAGGQHVNVTDSAVRITHLPTGIVVSCQNERSQAQNKARAMQILAARLAERQRQEREAELVRLSGEKRDVAFGNQIRTYTLAPYRLVKDERTRHETGNVDAVLDGDLDGFIESWLQWRRAQRT is encoded by the coding sequence ATGCGCGACTTCTCTGACGAGCTCGCCGACCTCCAGCGTCGCATCGGCGACGCCCGGCGCTACCTGCGGGTCGACGCGGCCCGGGACCGCGCCGCCGAGCTCGAGGGCCAAGCCGCCGACCCGGGCCTGTGGGACGACCCGGATCGGGCCCGGCGGCTGCTCGGCGACCTGGCCCGAGCCCGTGAGGACGTGACGCTCGTCGAGGGGCTCGAGCGGCGCCTCTCCGACCTCGAGACGCTCCACGGGCTCGGCCGCGAGGAGGGCGACGCCTCGGTCGAGCCGGAGATCGCGGCCGAGAGCCAGGCCCTCGGCCAGGAGCTCGACCGACTCGAGCTGCGGGCGCTGTTCACCGGCGACCACGACGAGCGGGACGCCATCTGCGACGTGCACTCCGGCGCCGGCGGGACGGACGCCCAGGACTGGACCCAGATGCTCTTCCGCATGCTCACGCGCTGGGCCGAGCGGCGCGGCTTCGAGGTCGAGGTCGACGACGTCCAGCCGGGCACCGAGGCTGGGATCAGCTCGGCCACGTTCACCGTGAAGGGCCGGTACGCCTACGGCATGCTGCAAGGCGAGCGCGGGGTGCACCGTCTCATCCGGATCTCGCCCTTCGACGCCAACGCGCGCCGCCAGACCGCGTTCGCGTCGCTCGACTGCGTGCCGGACCTCGAGGCGGCCGAGGAGCCCGAGATCGACCCGGGCGACCTGCGCGTCGACACCTACCGCTCGTCCGGCGCCGGCGGCCAGCACGTCAACGTCACCGACTCCGCGGTTCGGATCACGCACCTCCCCACCGGGATCGTCGTGTCCTGCCAGAACGAGCGGTCACAGGCTCAGAACAAGGCCCGGGCGATGCAGATCCTGGCCGCTCGCCTGGCCGAGCGGCAGCGGCAGGAGCGCGAGGCCGAGCTGGTCCGCCTCTCGGGCGAGAAGCGCGACGTCGCCTTCGGGAACCAGATCCGCACGTACACGCTGGCGCCGTACCGCCTCGTCAAGGACGAGCGGACCCGCCACGAGACCGGCAACGTCGACGCGGTGCTCGACGGCGACCTCGACGGGTTCATCGAGTCCTGGCTCCAGTGGCGCCGCGCCCAGCGCACCTAG
- a CDS encoding peptidoglycan DD-metalloendopeptidase family protein, which yields MRARALLLVAVAAVLGAPSLAGAQTGGGNQTQALQNQITEASTAEIQALAALQSIRDQHAVLDARVAELQTQLAAAQAKLDPLQATADRITAQYNAVDTQERQTQLQLDQAQRALNASAASLLISARTGDGYDSIQVAAPADLTAGQHYLHWIAQLRKGLVERVRSLRDQIDSERRAFAAVKAQADGLAHQAQAARDQIAGLVAQLQPAQTQAAQQQAAEQQAVASIQARKGEFEVELNSLQGASDSIGAALRRSNLPGSVGHCDARPVPGPIISGFGPRVDPISGARGFHPGDDLQATYGTPIHACRAGVVVIASPQGGYGNAVVIDDGGGMGTLYGHQSRLAVTAGQHVNAGDVIGYVGSTGYSTGPHLHFEVRLSGNPVDPTSYLS from the coding sequence ATGCGTGCTCGGGCCCTGCTCCTCGTCGCGGTCGCCGCCGTCCTCGGCGCGCCCAGCCTGGCGGGGGCCCAGACCGGCGGCGGCAACCAGACCCAGGCGCTCCAGAACCAGATCACCGAGGCGTCGACGGCGGAGATCCAGGCCCTCGCGGCGCTGCAGTCCATCCGCGACCAGCACGCCGTGCTCGACGCCCGGGTCGCCGAGCTGCAGACCCAGCTGGCGGCCGCCCAAGCCAAGCTCGACCCGCTCCAGGCCACCGCCGACCGGATCACGGCCCAGTACAACGCGGTCGACACCCAGGAGCGCCAGACCCAGCTCCAGCTCGACCAGGCGCAGCGGGCCCTGAACGCCTCGGCGGCGTCGCTGCTGATCTCGGCCCGCACCGGCGACGGCTACGACTCGATCCAGGTCGCGGCACCGGCCGACCTCACTGCCGGCCAGCACTACCTGCACTGGATCGCCCAGCTCCGCAAGGGGCTCGTCGAGCGGGTCCGGTCCCTCCGCGACCAGATCGACAGCGAGCGACGCGCCTTCGCGGCCGTGAAGGCCCAGGCGGACGGGCTCGCGCACCAGGCCCAGGCGGCACGGGACCAGATCGCGGGCCTCGTCGCCCAGCTCCAGCCGGCGCAGACCCAGGCCGCGCAGCAGCAGGCGGCCGAGCAGCAGGCGGTCGCCTCCATCCAGGCCCGCAAGGGCGAGTTCGAGGTGGAGCTGAACTCGCTGCAGGGCGCGTCCGACTCGATCGGGGCGGCGCTCCGCCGCAGCAACCTGCCCGGCTCGGTCGGCCACTGCGACGCCCGGCCCGTGCCCGGCCCGATCATCAGCGGGTTCGGGCCTCGGGTCGACCCGATCAGCGGCGCCCGCGGCTTCCACCCCGGCGACGACCTCCAGGCCACCTACGGCACGCCGATCCACGCCTGTCGAGCCGGGGTTGTCGTCATCGCCAGCCCCCAGGGCGGGTACGGCAACGCGGTCGTCATCGACGACGGCGGCGGCATGGGGACCCTCTACGGGCACCAGTCACGCCTGGCCGTCACCGCGGGCCAGCACGTGAACGCCGGCGACGTGATCGGCTACGTCGGCAGCACCGGCTACTCGACCGGCCCGCACCTGCACTTCGAGGTGCGGCTCAGCGGCAACCCGGTCGACCCGACCAGCTACCTCTCCTGA
- a CDS encoding SOS response-associated peptidase — protein sequence MCGRFVVASSPTLLAERFHVDDVNADGHTPDYNVAPRENVLAVRERDSGDATRRVLSRLRWGLVPPGAKDPSVGDRMINARAETLATRHRRAFAKRRCIIPADGFYEWRRLEPAPPSSRPQKEPVFIHRRDGEPLAFAGLWSVWRVPDELAGAVGDEDGWLRSCAIVTTGANRLVAPIHDRMPVLLPEEAWGAWLAPRPADEDRLEALERLLVPAPDDGLEAYTVSSRVNRVVDKDADLVRPVDPMAVP from the coding sequence ATGTGCGGGCGCTTCGTCGTCGCGTCGTCGCCGACGCTGCTCGCGGAGCGGTTCCACGTCGACGACGTCAACGCCGACGGGCACACACCCGACTACAACGTGGCGCCTCGCGAGAACGTGCTCGCCGTCCGCGAGCGCGACAGCGGCGACGCGACCCGACGGGTGCTGTCCCGGCTGCGGTGGGGGCTCGTCCCCCCGGGCGCGAAGGACCCGTCCGTCGGCGACCGGATGATCAACGCCCGTGCCGAGACGCTCGCCACCCGGCACCGCCGCGCCTTCGCGAAGCGCCGCTGCATCATCCCGGCCGACGGCTTCTACGAGTGGCGTCGCCTCGAGCCGGCGCCGCCGTCCTCGCGGCCGCAGAAGGAGCCGGTGTTCATCCACCGGCGCGACGGCGAGCCGCTGGCGTTCGCGGGTCTCTGGTCGGTGTGGCGGGTGCCGGACGAGCTCGCCGGCGCGGTGGGGGACGAGGACGGCTGGCTCCGCTCGTGCGCCATCGTCACCACCGGCGCCAACCGGCTCGTCGCGCCGATCCACGACCGCATGCCCGTCCTGCTGCCCGAGGAGGCCTGGGGCGCCTGGCTCGCGCCGCGACCGGCCGACGAGGACCGCCTCGAGGCGCTCGAGCGTCTGCTCGTGCCCGCGCCCGACGACGGGCTCGAGGCCTACACGGTGTCGAGCCGCGTGAACCGCGTCGTCGACAAGGACGCCGACCTCGTGCGGCCCGTCGACCCGATGGCCGTCCCGTAG
- a CDS encoding LLM class F420-dependent oxidoreductase: MTVPARYGVTVPLPGIPLHDHRHWYEEIAGLGYTDVWSAEAGATDAFTPLVLAAAWTPQLRLGTAIVPVYTRGAATLAQSVAAMCDAAPGRFALGLGTSSDVIVERWNAIPFEKPYHRVRDTIRFLRAALPGEKVTAEYETFAVRGFRLETPVAEMPPILVAALRPGMLRLAGREGDGAIINWLSAEDVKTVVPHVGADKEIVARIFVLPTEDRELVRLVGRRAIAAYLNVPVYAAFHQWLGRGEQLEPMWQAWRAGDRAAAIEAIPESLVDELLVHGSAAECREHLARYAANGVTTPAPAILGLGADHLRDALRELAPGASPAD, from the coding sequence ATGACTGTCCCCGCCCGGTACGGCGTCACCGTCCCCCTGCCCGGCATCCCGCTCCACGACCACCGGCACTGGTACGAGGAGATCGCCGGGCTCGGGTACACCGACGTGTGGTCGGCCGAGGCCGGCGCGACCGACGCGTTCACGCCGCTCGTCCTGGCGGCGGCGTGGACGCCACAGCTGCGCCTCGGCACCGCGATCGTGCCCGTGTACACGCGGGGCGCGGCGACGCTGGCCCAGTCGGTGGCGGCGATGTGCGACGCCGCACCGGGGCGGTTCGCGCTCGGGCTCGGGACGTCGTCGGACGTGATCGTCGAGCGGTGGAACGCGATCCCCTTCGAGAAGCCCTACCACCGGGTGCGGGACACGATTCGGTTCCTGCGCGCCGCGCTCCCCGGCGAGAAGGTCACCGCCGAGTACGAGACGTTCGCGGTGCGGGGCTTCCGCCTCGAGACGCCGGTGGCCGAGATGCCTCCCATCCTCGTCGCCGCGCTGCGGCCGGGCATGCTCCGCCTGGCTGGGCGCGAGGGCGACGGCGCCATCATCAACTGGCTCTCGGCTGAGGACGTGAAGACCGTCGTCCCGCACGTCGGCGCCGACAAGGAGATCGTGGCCCGGATCTTCGTGCTGCCGACCGAGGACCGGGAGCTCGTGCGTCTCGTCGGCCGGCGGGCCATCGCCGCCTACCTGAACGTGCCCGTCTACGCCGCCTTCCACCAGTGGCTGGGTCGCGGCGAGCAGCTCGAGCCGATGTGGCAGGCCTGGCGAGCCGGGGACCGGGCCGCCGCGATCGAGGCCATCCCCGAGTCGCTCGTCGACGAGCTCCTCGTCCACGGCTCGGCCGCCGAGTGCCGCGAGCACCTGGCCCGCTACGCCGCCAACGGGGTCACCACGCCGGCGCCCGCCATCCTGGGTCTCGGCGCTGACCACCTGCGCGATGCGCTGCGCGAGCTGGCCCCGGGCGCGAGCCCGGCCGACTGA
- a CDS encoding MFS transporter, giving the protein MERSGFQGRARWRRLAVDLTPLRRSRDFRLLWLGDLVSEAGSQVALVALFVQVFALTGSTAAVGAVGAAQLVPLAGAALLGGPIIDRFDRRRLLLVAQCGQLGASGLLLVGALAGHPPLALVYTGAGLVAGFAGFSLSTRASMTPNLVAREQLPSALSLNQVMWNTCLIVGPALGGVLIDQLGLSVAYGVDVVSFGATIAACTLMRPQRPPAAGARAGPLLAGAWAELTGAFRFLAGKRVLQATFYVDLVAMVFGMPRALFPVLAVTRFGGGSETVGLLFSAVAAGGLVGALTAGWVRHVRRQGLAVLWAVTVWGLGIVAFGVSGDHLGLALGCLAVAGGADIVSAVFRGTVLQVNAPDDLRGRLSGVHTLVVIGGPRIGDVEAGLVASAFTPTVSVVSGGVACIVGVGLLAAAVPQFARYRTDAD; this is encoded by the coding sequence TTGGAGAGGTCGGGATTTCAGGGTCGGGCCCGGTGGCGCCGCCTCGCCGTCGACCTGACCCCGCTGCGCCGCTCCCGGGACTTCCGGCTCCTGTGGCTCGGGGACCTCGTCTCCGAGGCCGGCTCCCAGGTGGCGCTGGTGGCGCTCTTCGTCCAGGTCTTCGCCCTCACCGGCTCGACCGCCGCGGTCGGGGCGGTCGGCGCCGCGCAGCTGGTCCCGCTGGCCGGCGCCGCGCTCCTCGGCGGCCCGATCATCGACCGCTTCGATCGGCGCCGGCTCCTCCTCGTCGCCCAGTGCGGCCAGCTCGGCGCCTCCGGCCTCCTGCTCGTGGGCGCGCTCGCCGGCCACCCGCCGCTCGCCCTCGTGTACACCGGTGCCGGCCTCGTCGCCGGGTTCGCCGGCTTCTCGCTGTCCACGCGCGCCTCGATGACCCCCAACCTCGTGGCCCGCGAGCAGCTGCCGTCGGCGCTGTCGCTGAACCAGGTGATGTGGAACACCTGTCTCATCGTCGGCCCCGCGCTCGGCGGGGTGCTCATCGACCAGCTCGGGCTGTCGGTCGCCTACGGGGTCGACGTCGTCAGCTTCGGCGCCACGATCGCGGCCTGCACGCTCATGCGTCCGCAGCGTCCGCCCGCGGCCGGCGCCCGGGCCGGGCCGCTCCTGGCCGGCGCGTGGGCCGAGCTCACCGGGGCCTTCCGCTTCCTCGCTGGGAAGCGGGTGCTGCAGGCGACGTTCTACGTCGACCTCGTGGCCATGGTCTTCGGTATGCCGCGGGCCCTGTTCCCGGTGCTGGCGGTCACCCGCTTCGGGGGCGGCTCCGAGACCGTCGGGCTGCTGTTCTCGGCGGTCGCCGCCGGCGGCCTGGTCGGCGCCCTCACCGCGGGCTGGGTCCGGCACGTGCGGCGGCAGGGCCTGGCCGTGCTCTGGGCGGTGACGGTCTGGGGGCTCGGCATCGTCGCCTTCGGCGTCAGCGGCGACCACCTCGGGCTGGCGTTGGGCTGCCTCGCGGTGGCCGGTGGCGCCGACATCGTGTCGGCGGTCTTTCGCGGCACCGTGCTCCAGGTCAACGCGCCCGACGACCTGCGCGGCCGCCTGTCGGGCGTCCACACGCTGGTCGTCATCGGCGGCCCCCGGATCGGCGACGTCGAGGCCGGGCTCGTCGCGTCGGCCTTCACGCCGACGGTCTCGGTCGTGTCCGGCGGCGTCGCGTGCATCGTCGGCGTCGGGCTCCTGGCCGCGGCCGTGCCCCAGTTCGCCCGATATCGCACCGACGCGGACTGA
- a CDS encoding peroxiredoxin, protein MALRLGDEAPNFTAETTEGTLNFYDYLGNSWGVLFSHPKDFTPVCTTELGRVAALKPEFDKRNVKVVGLSVDPLESHRGWAGDIAETQGHALNFPLVADPDRKVAELYDMIHPNMAENVTVRSVFIIGPDKKVKLIITYPQSTGRNFDEILRVIDSLQLTANYSVSTPSDWKQGEDVIIAPAISDEDAKAKFPKGWKTLKPYLRVTPQPDK, encoded by the coding sequence ATGGCTCTTCGCTTGGGGGACGAGGCCCCGAACTTCACCGCCGAGACCACCGAGGGCACCCTCAACTTCTACGACTATCTCGGGAACAGCTGGGGGGTGCTCTTCTCGCACCCGAAGGACTTCACGCCGGTGTGCACGACCGAGCTCGGCCGGGTGGCGGCGCTGAAGCCGGAGTTCGACAAGCGGAACGTGAAGGTGGTCGGGCTGTCGGTCGACCCGCTCGAGTCGCATCGGGGTTGGGCCGGCGACATCGCCGAGACCCAGGGGCACGCGCTGAACTTCCCGCTCGTCGCCGACCCGGACCGCAAGGTGGCCGAGCTCTACGACATGATCCACCCGAACATGGCCGAGAACGTCACCGTGCGCTCGGTCTTCATCATCGGGCCGGACAAGAAGGTGAAGCTCATCATCACCTACCCGCAGAGCACGGGGCGCAACTTCGACGAGATCCTCCGCGTGATCGACTCGCTGCAGCTGACGGCGAACTACAGCGTGTCCACGCCGAGCGACTGGAAGCAGGGCGAGGACGTCATCATCGCTCCCGCGATCTCCGACGAGGACGCCAAGGCCAAGTTCCCGAAGGGCTGGAAGACGCTGAAGCCCTACCTGCGGGTGACGCCCCAGCCCGACAAGTAG
- the ftsE gene encoding cell division ATP-binding protein FtsE, translated as MIRFENVDKVYKGNITALRDISVDVSKGEFLFLVGPSGSGKSTFLRLLLREEYPTAGRIVVAGRDISRLSHWKVPQLRRNIGCIFQDFKLLPTRTVYENVAFAMEVIGRPRHVIRTQVPQVLDLVGLAKKAGRFPNELSGGEQQRVSIARAFVNRPLILLADEPTGNVDPATTVGIMRILDRINRTGTTVVMATHDQRIVDAMRRRVVELDHGMMMRDDTRGVYGVGS; from the coding sequence ATGATCCGCTTCGAGAACGTCGACAAGGTCTACAAGGGCAACATCACCGCGCTCCGTGACATCTCCGTCGACGTGAGCAAGGGCGAGTTCCTGTTCCTCGTCGGCCCGTCGGGCTCGGGCAAGTCCACGTTCCTGCGCCTGCTGCTCCGCGAGGAGTACCCGACCGCGGGCCGCATCGTGGTCGCGGGCCGAGACATCTCGCGACTCTCGCACTGGAAGGTCCCGCAGCTGCGCCGCAACATCGGGTGCATCTTCCAGGACTTCAAGCTCCTGCCGACCCGAACCGTGTACGAGAACGTCGCCTTCGCGATGGAGGTCATCGGGCGGCCCCGACACGTGATCCGGACCCAGGTGCCCCAGGTCCTCGACCTCGTGGGCCTGGCCAAGAAGGCGGGTCGCTTCCCGAACGAGCTGTCCGGTGGCGAGCAGCAGCGGGTCTCGATCGCGCGGGCCTTCGTCAACCGGCCGCTGATCCTGCTCGCCGATGAGCCGACCGGGAACGTCGACCCGGCCACGACGGTCGGCATCATGCGCATCCTGGACCGGATCAACCGCACCGGCACGACCGTCGTCATGGCCACGCACGACCAGCGCATCGTCGACGCCATGCGCCGCCGCGTGGTCGAGCTCGACCACGGGATGATGATGCGCGACGACACCCGGGGCGTCTACGGCGTCGGGAGCTGA
- a CDS encoding maleylpyruvate isomerase family mycothiol-dependent enzyme, with protein sequence MPLLAPDAYRAAIRDEADALVAAAERAGVDASVPSCPDWDVGALLGHMGRVHRWAATCVEATEPVSPAGLPKPPSGDQLPAWVRAGAARLVEVLDRPASDPAWTWAPDRTVGFWQRRQAHETAIHRVDAELAAGPPTPVPAALAADGIDEWLALLAFRPGAEPPSGDGETLHLHCTDEAGEWLVTLTEAGPAIERRHAKGDVAVRGPASDLLLVLLRRFEPERVEVLGTRSVLDGFLAHAAF encoded by the coding sequence GTGCCGCTGCTCGCGCCCGACGCCTACCGCGCCGCCATTCGCGACGAGGCCGACGCGCTCGTCGCCGCGGCCGAGCGGGCCGGCGTCGACGCGTCGGTCCCCTCGTGCCCGGACTGGGACGTGGGGGCGCTGCTCGGCCACATGGGCCGCGTGCACCGATGGGCGGCCACCTGCGTCGAGGCGACCGAGCCGGTGTCGCCGGCCGGGCTCCCGAAGCCCCCGAGCGGCGACCAGCTGCCAGCGTGGGTCCGCGCCGGCGCGGCGCGCCTCGTCGAGGTCCTCGACCGGCCCGCCAGCGACCCGGCCTGGACGTGGGCGCCCGACCGGACGGTCGGCTTCTGGCAGCGCCGCCAGGCCCACGAGACCGCCATCCATCGGGTCGACGCCGAGCTGGCGGCGGGGCCGCCGACGCCCGTGCCGGCCGCGCTCGCGGCCGACGGCATCGACGAGTGGCTGGCGCTGCTCGCCTTCCGACCCGGGGCCGAGCCCCCGTCTGGCGACGGCGAGACGCTGCACCTGCACTGCACCGACGAAGCGGGCGAGTGGCTCGTCACCCTCACCGAGGCCGGCCCCGCCATCGAGCGGCGTCACGCCAAGGGCGACGTCGCCGTGCGCGGCCCGGCGTCCGATCTGCTCCTCGTCCTCCTGCGCCGGTTCGAGCCCGAGCGCGTCGAGGTCCTCGGGACCCGATCGGTCCTCGACGGCTTCCTCGCCCACGCCGCGTTCTGA